Proteins encoded in a region of the Uloborus diversus isolate 005 chromosome 1, Udiv.v.3.1, whole genome shotgun sequence genome:
- the LOC129234327 gene encoding zinc finger protein 84-like, with protein MCDYLAAEKHHISDHVGSHMGITRYCASPLQPVKDLSNSISIEEWNELRDLIRTYDCEICGRSFKRKDYLTKHLRVHTGEKPFGCNLCDYKCSEKANLNRHMKSHSSKRLQIFTIYFDFKGDSRPCFTMQRHSMSFTPNPPEINCSVEDVFKMFSCSVCGRNFTRKDYLRLHMRTHTGEKPYQCSVCNYRCSQRANLVKHQRIHSGQRPYKCGFCNYSAAQLNHVNSHMLTHL; from the exons ATGTGTGATTACCTCGCTGCCGAAAAGCATCACATTAGTGATCACGTGGGATCACACATGG GAATTACGAGATATTGTGCTTCGCCACTACAGCCAGTCAAAGACCTCTCCAACTCTATATCCATTGAAGAATGGAATGAACTTAGAGATTTAATTCGAACTTATGACTGTGAAATATGTGgcagaagttttaaaagaaaagattaTCTTACAAAGCACCTACGAGTTCATACTGGGGAGAAACCTTTTGGTTGCAATTTGTGTGATTACAAATGCAGTGAAAAAGCAAATCTGAATCGTCATATGAAGAGCCATTCGAGCAAGCGTTTACAGATATttacaat CTACTTTGATTTTAAAGGTGATAGTCGACCATGCTTCACAATGCAGCGACACAGCATGTCCTTTACTCCTAACCCACCAGAGATCAACTGCAGTGtggaagatgtttttaaaatgttttcgtgTTCTGTGTGTGGCAgaaattttacaagaaaagaTTATCTAAGACTTCACATGAGGACCCATACAGGTGAAAAACCATACCAATGTAGTGTATGCAATTATAGATGCAGTCAAAGAGCGAATCTTGTAAAGCACCAGCGAATCCATAGTGGCCAACGACCTTATAAGTGCGGCTTTTGCAATTACAGTGCAGCTCAATTGAATCATGTAAACTCCCATATGCTGACACATCTatga